Proteins encoded together in one Poecile atricapillus isolate bPoeAtr1 chromosome 15, bPoeAtr1.hap1, whole genome shotgun sequence window:
- the ADA gene encoding adenosine deaminase, with protein sequence MERAPRIFGGPKVELHVHLDGAIRPETILYFGKKRGIPLPGNTVEELLKYVSYDKPLTLPKFLEKFNYYMPAIAGDREAVKRIAYEFVETKAKEGVTYVEVRYSPHLLANSGVAPMPWGQNEGDLTPDEVVQLVNQGLKDGERDFHIKARSILCCMRHMPSWSPEVVELCKKYQNDSVVAVDLAGDETLKVEDYSEHKKAYEEAERCGIHRTVHAGEAGPAAMVKEAVYVLKAERVGHGYHVVEDPELYKELLKTKMHFEVCPWSSYLTGACSPDFTKHPVIQFKKDRANYSLNTDDPLIFNSTIDKDYGIVKEHMGFTEEEFKRVNINAAQSSFLPEKEKQELLNKLYEAYGMVPNAS encoded by the exons GTAGAGCTTCACGTCCACCTGGATGGAGCCATCAGACCAGAGACCATCTTGTACTTTGGCAA GAAAAGAGGCATCCCTCTCCCTGGGAATACTGTTGAGGAGCTCTTGAAGTATGTCAGCTATGACAAACCACTGACACTTCCCAAGTTTCTAGAGAAATTCAATTACTACATGCCTGCCATTGC GGGTGACCGTGAGGCGGTGAAGAGAATTGCCTATGAGTTTgtggaaacaaaagcaaaggaaggagtCACCTACGTGGAGGTCCGGTACAGCCCTCACCTCCTGGCAAACTCTGGTGTGGCTCCCATGCCCTGGGGACAAAATGA GGGAGACCTCACTCCAGACGAAGTTGTTCAGCTCGTAAATCAGGGACTGAAGGATGGAGAAAGGGATTTCCACATCAAAGCCAGGTCTATTCTATGCTGCATGCGCCATATGCCAA GCTGGTCTCCAGAGGTGGTGGAGCTCTGCAAGAAGTATCAAAACGATTCTGTGGTGGCTGTGGACCTGGCTGGAGATGAGACCCTGAAGGTGGAGGATTACTCTGAGCATAAGAAGGCTTATGAG GAAGCTGAGAGATGTGGGATTCATCGCACCGTCCATGCCGGAGAGGCCGGCCCGGCTGCCATGGTCAAGGAG GCAGTTTATGTCCTGAAGGCCGAGCGCGTTGGCCATGGGTACCATGTCGTGGAGGACCCTGAGCTCTACAAGGAGCTGCTGAAAACAAAGATGCATTTTGAG GTCTGCCCTTGGTCCAGTTATCTCACTGGAGCATGTTCTCCGGACTTCACCAAACACCCTGTAATACA GTTTAAGAAGGATCGTGCCAACTATTCTCTAAACACGGATGACCCCCTCATCTTCAACTCCACCATTGACAAGGACTATGGCATTGTGAAGGAACACATGGGATTCACTGAAGAGGAGTTCAAGAGAGTC AACATCAATGCAGCCCAGTCCAGCTTCTTACCcgagaaggaaaagcaggagctgctcaacAAGCTGTACGAAGCCTATGGGATGGTCCCCAACGCATCGTGA